The following nucleotide sequence is from Zingiber officinale cultivar Zhangliang chromosome 10A, Zo_v1.1, whole genome shotgun sequence.
AGTTTCCAACAAAGAACTTAATATTTAAGCAACAGATACAAACGAGGATATAAAACTGGATACGAGGAAGGATTAACATGCAACTATATCATCCACATGGTCCAACAAGAGCATCACAATGTGCTGACTATAGGTAACATTTTGAGCCAGTAGAAAAACCGAACTCTCCCTAAAACATGTATTAATTGGCACAGATTTATCTCCCTTCCAACTGCTCTGGGGCGGGCGTGGAGTGCTCTAGAAAAATTATTGTCCGTACTACAAAGAACTATAAACTCCATCGTCTGCATGGACACCAGAGGTTTTCCAACTGCTGTAATCCTTCAGGCTTCCCTCGACACAAGTACATTCAGTGATCAGTATGCCCATCATCTGATATTCTAAAAATTAGGATAGCAGAAGAAATTTGTGAAAACCAAGAGTCACTATCCATGCGTGGTGGAATCGATGAAAACATGTGCACCATATGCTCAACTTATCCTAAAAAGAATTTACTAAAGCAAATAGTCCTAACATAGTTTATAGATCCAAAGATTTTCTAAGCAGAAACCAAGCAAAGTTTCAAAGGTTCCCAGTCAGATAGAAAAGATGAGAAAATGAGGCCATCTATTGTTGAATTTTACTTAAGCTGAATCAGCTGTTTGGTAATGGGTTTAACTTAGAAGCCTCAACAAAATATTTTACATTGGTTTACAAGCAATATAAAGATGAATATTGATAATTATACAAGAGTATAACATACTCATTTTTACTATTGAACTATTTATCACAACAACCTGTGATGAAACCCAAAACTTGCTAAAAATCACCAAGAATAACAAAATACTTGAACAATAGAAAGTTTTTCTAGTCTAAAGTGCAATACTAGGAGATATTTGCATACCTATGGAAGGTCTCAATATAACATGCTTGGATAAACCCAAATTGGAGAAGGCCACTTTAGTAAGCTAAGACTAGTGAAGTCAAATGGATGTTCTACTTCGGCAATGTCCCTAGTCGGAGCATCCAATGGAAATTCATGCCAATGATCAAACAAACGGTCAACATTATAAATGCAGTTGCTCCTTCCTCCCCACCTGCCTGGATGGGCGCAAGATATTGAAAAGTTACTCTTGATATCGACGAACAATGCCCAATCTCCCAAATTATCCACCTTCGACCATGTCGGCTGCCCCGAGAAGTCCAAGGAGTACACAGCAAAACACAAATCTGTTTCTTCCCCAAATGGAACAAAGCGTATCAGCATGAGCTTGCCGTCGCACTCAACCATCCGGCTACAGGATCCAAAAGCCACTGCCCAGCTGGAGCTTTCCCCGCACCACGGCACTGTGAGTTCTTTCACGCCGAAAGAGGGGGAAAACTGCAGAGAGTATAGTGTTTCGCTACTGCTCAACACAAAAATATTGTCTTTGAAAGCCATGACACCAATTATGAAGAAATGATGCTGTTCAAAGGAGCATTCTTTCCAGCTGCTGCTTCCCACTTGCCACAGGAATAGGCTCTGCTTGTCGCACAAAAGGAGATGGGAACCAGGGGATGAAAGAGGACCAGTTAAGGCTCCGAAGTAGAAGCGGTGGGGCTCGGGGAGGGTGGGCGGGCGGAGCTCCTCCCCGGTGAATGCGTCGGCCACCACAGCACCAACGCGGTTGCGGAAGATGAGCTGACCGTAAGAAGAGCCAAGAAGGGTCATGCAGAGGGTCTCCGAAGGCACCATAGAGCGACCGCTGGAAAAGGGTCCGGAAGGAGACCTCAGGAGGCATCGAGGAGGTTCGATCCACTGGTAAGCTTCGGGTTCGACACATGGGAGAATAAGGAGAGGCGGACGGCCATACGAGGCGGACGGGAAGTAGGAGCGGAAGACGGAGCGCCAGGATCGGCATACGGAAGCAACTAAGAACAGGTCGCGGACGGAGGGGAGGCGGTCGAGGACGGAAAGGAGGAGCAAATCTGGCAAGTCAGACCAGAGATCCTCGGCGGCGAGGAATTGAGACGCGGCTAGATTGGTACGGTCAGAGGCGGGAGGCCGGTGCCGCTGATTTCGATTGGTGCGGTCGAGGGATGACCGGAGAAGTGAGTCACGGAGGCCAGACCTGCGTTCGTCGGAGGCGGGAAGCGGAGGCGCGGGCGAACGGCGACGTCTCCGTCGCTTATTTCCCGTGGCGCGGCGGCGATTCTCCATTTTTGTGTATTCCTAAGCGGAGGACGAGGTTAAGATGTGCATCGCGATCCGGTGAAGCATCCACATCGTCGGGCATTCACAGTTTACATCCCGTCCGTTCACTTTATAACGCcccttttttcattttattttttttcagtaaattaattaattagaagattttttttttgcagaTATAATCTTTGATAATTTtaacggtaaattagagaaaaatccccaatcataatgttaactttgcatgcaatccccatgttcaaaaaactttgtttccactccctgcatgcaaagtattacttgtttcaactccctcatgcaaatattgatacctaaattgcccctcagattttttagtacaaaattttcaaaattgagtacaaaaagtccaaaaatgagtataattcttcttaaagtcagtactttatattaaaaatcgagtatattttctatcaaaattgttcctcttattttttagggtttagggtttagggtttagggttagggtttagggtttagggtttagggttagggttagggtttagggtttagggtttagggtttagggttagggtttagggtttagggtttagggttagggtttagggtttagggtttagggtttagaatcgtactcaatttgatagaaaatatactagattctaagttaatatactcaatttaagaggatttatactgatttttagactttttgtacctaaaaatattatGGGCAATTTGGTAAAGATGCTTAACtggggagtgaaaacaaagattttaatgggtggggactgcatgcaaagatTTGTTTGTCAATAGGGATTGCATGTAAAATTACCCTAGTTTTAAAGGTTTTTTCCCCGACCAATACTTCTcaatttttcaataaattataaatGAATTTCTCTTAACATCTCTATGATAATCATTCGTTCTTCCTAATTATTCTAATgtacaataaaaaaattataacacgAATCaattttagggggcgtttggtatgaACATAGGAATgaaaatcggaatgagaatcattataTTGTgaaatgggaatgagtatgagcatggatatcacttttaaaagtaatgtttggttagttacatactttctatcggaatatatcaatatttccttttttacccttaaaggaaaataaaagaaaaaaaattagatgtgagagaaagataaatgtgagagaaagataTGACGAatgagaatgatgagagagaagtgTGATAAGaatgaatgaagagagagaaagtgtgatgagagaaaatgagaaaagagagtgtgatagaagagagcatgatgagagataaaatatgatgtgagagaaattatgataggagaggatgaagagagagaaaatgtaatgagaacaaatgaagagagagtgtgtgtgatgagagagattgaggagagagaaagtatgatgagagagtgtgtgatgagaaaaaaagagaaccgtgagtgtgatgagaaagattgagaaaaaagaaagtatgatgagagagaaagtgtgttgaggaaaaaaaggagagagtgtgacaagagagattgaggagagagaaagtgtgatgagaaaaaaaagagaaaagagagaaagtatgatgagagagaaagtatgataaaaaaaaaagagtgtgatggaagagattgaggagagataaagtgtaatgagaaaaaagaggaaagagagtgtgataggagagagaaagtgtgataaaatgatgagagagataatatgatgagagagaataaggagagagaagtgatatgaaagaaaaaataaataaataaattttgatatttgatattaaggaaaaaaaatttagttttaggtcaagggtatttttggaataagggaatattttgattgatgaaaatagggtaatgactcattgaagtggaggtacatgggaatgagttattacccaatttcaaagattcattcccttatttgtgttcctattcctataatctaaacattaacaatggtaatcaatgattctcattctcattccccactcctattcccctaaaccaaacgcccccttatccttatatatatata
It contains:
- the LOC122027109 gene encoding uncharacterized protein LOC122027109; translation: MENRRRATGNKRRRRRRSPAPPLPASDERRSGLRDSLLRSSLDRTNRNQRHRPPASDRTNLAASQFLAAEDLWSDLPDLLLLSVLDRLPSVRDLFLVASVCRSWRSVFRSYFPSASYGRPPLLILPCVEPEAYQWIEPPRCLLRSPSGPFSSGRSMVPSETLCMTLLGSSYGQLIFRNRVGAVVADAFTGEELRPPTLPEPHRFYFGALTGPLSSPGSHLLLCDKQSLFLWQVGSSSWKECSFEQHHFFIIGVMAFKDNIFVLSSSETLYSLQFSPSFGVKELTVPWCGESSSWAVAFGSCSRMVECDGKLMLIRFVPFGEETDLCFAVYSLDFSGQPTWSKVDNLGDWALFVDIKSNFSISCAHPGRWGGRSNCIYNVDRLFDHWHEFPLDAPTRDIAEVEHPFDFTSLSLLKWPSPIWVYPSMLY